The DNA window ATTCGTTTTCCACTTGCCAGCTTTTTCGATATAAACTCAATGACCTGTTCTTCTTCTTTTGAAAGTCTGATAGTATATTCTTTCTCATACTTTACAAGAAATTTGTAATACGAACCAAGACTTCCGTTATCAAAAATCCGCAGGACGTCCATCTCTCCATATTTATCAAAATCTTTCAAGGCAGGTATTCGTCCCAACTTATTTTTTAAATTCTTATAATTTTCTTTAATTAATTTAATGTCGCTAAAGTTTGCTGTATCGATCGCAGAAAAAATACGTTTTCTTGAAATCTCATCAAAATGGATGGTGGAAGAACCTGGTATAATTCGTTCTCCTTCCAACACATAACGCCTAATGTTATCCTTGTTATAACTTCGGTCTCCTGACAGCGCAATGGGAATCATAAAATTATTTTTGTAGTTCCCGATAAAATCAAGAATCACTACATATTCTTTTGTATCTGCTTTACGCAATCCTCTCCCCAACTGCTGCACGAATACAATTGGTGATTCTGTCGGTCTTAGCATAATCACCTGATTGATTTCCGGAATATCTACCCCTTCATTAAAGATATCCACTGTAAAAATATAATCTAATTTCCGCTCCCCTTCATCCAAGACAAGTCGTTCTATTGCCTGTTCCCGTTGGTTTTGACCGTCCTCTCCTGTAAGTGATAGAGTTTTATAACCTCTTTCGTTAAATTTCTCACTTAACGCAACTGCTTCTTTTTTGGAGCTACAGAAAACTAAACCCTTGGGGCTTTTTCCGCAATATCCATAATATTTAATCTGACTGATTACATAATTTACCCGTTCATCTGAGGTCAGCCGATTAAAGTCTTTCAATCCTGTTTCTTCATCAACAGGCTCTCCATCAAACTCTAAATCCGTAATTCCAAAATAGTGAAATGGACACAATAAATCTTCCTCCAACGCCTGTTGAAGTCGAATCTCGTAAGCAATATTATGGTCGAAAGCGGCATATACATCAAAATCATCTGTACGCTCTGGAGAGGCCGTCATTCCCAACCAAAACCGCGGCGTAAAATACTTCATAATATTCTGATAACTTGAAGCGCCTGTGCGATGCGCTTCATCTATAATAATCGTATGAAACTCATCTGGACGAAAAGAGTGAAGGATTTCTGACTTCGCCATCATCTGCATTGTCGAAAATAAGTAATCCACCTGAAAATCTTTCGAGTTTCCCGAAAGTAATCCAAACGTTCTAGTATCTCCAAATACCTTTTTATAACTTTTTATCGCTTGCTTTGCAATCTGTTCTCTATGCACCAAAAACAACACTTTTTTCACTCTATTTTCCCGCAAGGCAAATGCAGAAGCATAAGTCTTTCCTGTTCCAGTGGCCGAGATTAAAAGTGCCTTTGATTCTCCTGCCTCTTGAATCTTACGTAAATTAGAAATAAACCCTAACTGCATAGAATTAGGTTCCAAGCGATATTGCTCGATTGAAGGAATCTGTGCACTTTTTGCAATTTTATGTTGTTTTTGAATCACACTATAATTTAGCGAATATTCTTCGATAAAATCCTGATAATCTTCCGCATATTTAGAATCCCATAATCCAGAGAATTCTACCATGAGTTCTTCTGCATATTCTCCTTGATCTGTAGAAACGACTTTTGTGTTCCACTCTCGATTCCTTGTCAATGCATTTAATGTAAGATTAGAGCTCCCCACAATAATGCGATAAACTTCTTCATTTTTGAATATATAACCTTTCGTATGAAAATCTTCCTGGGCCGGTCCTGTCCGAAACATTTTCAAGGTAATATTACTTAACTCTGCCAGTTTTCTTAAGGCCATTGGCTGTGTAAAATTCTGATAATCTGTTGTAAGAATTTTCCCTGGGATATGCCTTCTTTCTAATTCCTTTAAGGTCTGAAGAAGAGGCGTCACTCCTCCCATAGTAATAAATGCGACACTGATAGAGAATTCTTTGCACGCTAACAGCTCATTCTCCAAAGATGAGAGCACTTTACGCCCTTCTCTGTAATTGTTAGAAATAAACTGCGGTCTGTAAGCTAAATTTGATGGATTCCGGCCATCAATAAACGCTGTTGTCAAACCAGAAGTAAGTCTGGAAATTTGAATATTTTCCATAATAAACCTTCTCCTTTACAATTAATACTCTAAATTAGTAATGGGATTATATCCTATGCCTCTTTAAAGACGATCCCTAAACTTCGAGGATTGTTACTCCGAAATCATGAATCGTAAAATGTCTTCATATGTCACCAATGCAACGTTCCCGCTCCTGCTTGCCGCCTCAATACAACCTTTCGTGAATCCGCTCTTTGCAAATAGGTACAACTGTGTATTTTCGTAATGAAACAGCTGACTCCTTTTCACCAATGTTTCCAAAGCTCCTACATCTACTTTCTCATTTGTCCATTTGCACTCGCCAAACAAAGCCGTGTTCTTGTCCTGTTCTCCCATAATATCAATCTCTGCTTGTTTCTTTTCCGTCGGATCAGTTCCCCACCAACGGCCAAGCCCTGTAAATTCAACCGAAGATTTACCCTTTAATAACAATTTCCAAAGATACTGTCTGCAGATCTCCTCAAATACTTTTCCCATATAATCAGACAGACATGGTTCAATTCGATTATATACCAGGTCAGCCGCTCCCCTTGCAATAACCGAACTATTTGCCGGTACAAAACGATACCAAAACCGGAACATATTATCATCAATCGCATAAATAGACTTTCTGGAAGCCTTTTCCCCATAAGGCGTCTCTTTTTGGACAAGTCCAAGTGCAATCAGATTTTTCAGATAAGTGGCACAGACACTGGTATCTTCTCCGACTTTTGTTGATATTTCCGCCATACGGGAAGCACCGTTTGCAATCGCCGTAATAATCGCATTGTATAGTGCCGGTTCACGCACTTCCTGCTTCAACAGATTCTCTGGTTCTTCAAATAATGACGAGGTAGGGTTTAGAAACGTATTTTTTATGTTATCCGAAATACTGAGCTTATCGTTCATTTGTAATAAGTACTGCGGTGTACCGCCTGCAATTCCATAAATCAGCGCTTTCTCTTCATCAGAGAAATTTTTAAAATAGCGGCAGGTATCTGCAAAATCGAAAGGTAATATTTTCATCTGCGCGGTCCGTCTGCCATATAACGGGGCCTTATATGCCAATACATGGTCTTCCATATAAGACATAGAAGATCCGCAAAGTATCAGCATCAATTTAGATGTATCTTTATATTTATCTATCAAAAGCTGCAGCGTAGACGCAAGGCTCTTGGACGTTCTGGCAACATAAGGATACTCGTCGATTACAAGAATCAGACGTTTTTTTTCAGCTAATTGAAACACATATTCCAGCGCCGCCTGAAATGACAAAAATACCGTATCTGCTTGAATTCCCAAGCCACACTCCACAATATTTTTACTGAAGTTTTCCAAATTCTGCTTTGCGTTGCTTTCAATCCCCATAAAATAGATTGCTGTTTTATCACTGATAAACTGATTGATAAGCGCTGTTTTCCCTACACGACGACGGCCATAAATCACAGCAAACTCGAATTTATCTGACATATATAATTTATTCAACACGGACATTTCTCGCTCTCTGCCAATAAACATCTTTCAGCCTCCAATAGATAGTTTCATATTAACTATAATATATCACCGCGTCGCATTTTAGTCAATTACGATTTACCAAATCTAAAATAACGAAATTCCCTGTGCAATCCAATCAAAATCACACAGGGAATTCATAACAGAGCCTTTCTCTATCCTTCTACCTTCTCCTCCCATTCTTATCAAATGTCCGCCTCAGCGCCATCTCCGTTGGAATGATCGATCCCACCAAAGATACCATCTGCACTCCACAGATGATCCCTCCTACCGTTCCTACCACGTCGTCATTTTCCCCTAGCACAAACAGCATTGGGATAACCGAGAACGGCAGTAAGATCAGCCCTGAGATCCGCCAGATCCTTCCGCAGTATTTATGCGCAAATTCCCAGGTATCCTGATTTTTCATGGACATTTTGGTCCGATAGCCAAATACCATATTAATATCACCTGGTATGCTTTTCAAAAAGCATTGGCCGAAACCGATCATCGTGGCCGGAATCAAAAGATCCATGATCAGCATAAAAATCCAAAATCCCATCCCCGTCAATCTTTCCGCCTCCCATCCATATATCGGCCCGCACTTCTATACCGACACCGATCTCTCACCTATCTCTGCTCTGCCAGATCCTTCAATGTCTGTCCTGTGATCCGGTATGTGGTCCATTCATCCATAGGCTCTGCCCCAAGAGAGCGGTAGAAATCAATGCTGGATTTATTCCAGTCCAGACACCACCACTCCAGACGCCCGCAGCCTCTCTCCACAGCGATGGCCGCAAGCTTTTTCAAAATCGCCTTGCCATAACCCTTGCCCCGGAATTGAGGCAGAACGTATAAATCTTCCAGATAGAGTCCCGCTCTTCCAAGGAATGTAGAAAAGTTGTGGAAGAATAGAGCAAACCCTATCTCCTGGCCATCCTCCATGCCAAAGATCACTTCCGCCTTCTGCTTATCGAAAATCCACTCTTCTAACAATTCCTCTGTAGCCACTACTTCCTGTTCCATTTTCTCGTATTTCGCCAGTTCTTTGATAAATTTCAGAATCAGCCCTGTGTCTTTTCGCTCAGCATAGCGGATTGTAAACTCCTGCTCCATTTTTATTCCTCCATTCTATCTCCTGTTTCATCAAATACACTTCTACCGCCTTTGAATATGGATAACCCTGGGTCTTATGAAATTCCAGGTAAGACTTATCCTGTTCATAGATCTCCCCGATCGTTCTTCCCGCGTATTTCCCCTTTGGAAAGCAGATCTGCCCCAGTTCAGCAATCGTCTTCTGCCAGTAGATTTCTTCATACAGACGTTCTTCCCCTTCCAGACATTCCGCATTCAGCCTCTGGAACCACTGGGCGAATTCTGCCCTTGTCATCTTCCACGTCTGCTCCCTGGTAATTCCATTTTCATCCATATCCTGGACTTCGATCACAAGAACTTCGTTTCCTGCCGCAGTGTCCTTTTTGGCGTAATTTATCAGATAAAGCGTTGCCCGGAAATCATTTCTGGCCCGCCACAATGCCAGGAACTTTCTCTTATTCTTATCCCAATACCGATTGGGATGGCTGGTATGGGGCGTTACTTTTTGCTTCTCTTCACACAGCAGATATTCAAAAATAATATAGCCGTACTGCGGATGCTTCTGAAGCCGCTCAAAATTGATGGCCGCAGTCGGCATATCCCCCAGCATCTCCTTGGAAAATTCAAAACCACACTCATCATAATGTCCCAGCTTTTTACTGTCCTTTGCCATCTCTTTTTCCCTTTCTTTAGTCTTTTAACTCGCACCGCATCTCATACCACTGTTCGCCGCCCCAGCTTGATCCCGATATCCCACAATTCTGGAACCCCATTTTTTCGTACATTTTCACCTTTTCTTCCAAACAGGTCAGGATCAAAGTCTTTCTTCCTTTTTTCGCCTCCCGCTGCTGATACTGGAACATCAATTCAGACGCCAGCCCCTGACGGCGGTACTGCGGCAGCACGTCCAAGCCAAGAAGCATGATATTTTCCCCTGTCGGATCATAGAGTTTTGCGTCCTGGAAAAACGCGTCTCTCAGCCGCTCCTCGTTGGTTGCCAGGCCGTTTAAAAATCCGGCGATCCTTCCATTTTCCTTGTCCACTGCCACCAGGAATAACTCCGGCGCTGTGTTTACGCGCTCCTTCATCATCGCCGCGGAACAAGCTTCATTGGGCGGAAAACAGATCCTCTCGATCTCCGCCGCCTGATCCGCCTCATGGGGAAGAATATTTCGGAATTCGCAGCGCTCTTTAAGTTCTTTATTCAACATCTGGTCTTCCAGTTTCTCGTTATACATGACAGTGCCTCCAGTTTTGCTCTTTTCTTTATAGACTTATTTTACACTTCTTTCCAGCAGTTGCAAATTAAAAAATCCAAAAACAGTATTTACAAGAATCCTTTTCTGTTATATAATCTGCCCTTGGATTTTGTGTTCAGAAGGGATTCTATTTATGAAAACAGTTCAGCATGATATGACGGCAGGAAGCCCGATGAAGATTATCCTTAGCTTCACTCTGCCGATCTTTATAGGAAATGTATTTCAACAGTTTTACAATATGGCGGATGCGGTGATCGTAGGGAAATTTGTAGGGACAAAAGCCCTTGCGGCAGTCGGAAGTACGGGGACCATCATGTTCTTGATCTATGGATTTGTCGTGGGGATGACGGCAGGATTTACCGTATTGACCGCACAGAAATTCGGCGCCGGCGATATGCCTGCCATGCGAAGGACTGTTGCTGGCGCCTCCATTCTATCTCTGATCGTGGGATTGATCCTGACCGCGGCGTTCATGCTCCTGATGAAGCCCTGGCTTCATCTGATGAATACGCCCTCCGATATTTTTGCGGATGCTTATGCCTATATTATGATCATCAGCGGCGGTATTCTTGCTCAAATGCTGTATAACCTGCTGGCCAGCATCCTGCGCGCACTGGGCAACAGTAAAGTCCCCTTATATTTTCTGATCCTGTCAGCCCTGCTCAACATCGTGCTGGATCTTGTCTTCATCATCGCGTTTCATATGGGCGCCGCCGGGGCTGCCGTTGCTACCGTTATCTCCCAGGGAGTATCTGGCGCGCTCTGTTTTGTTTACATTGTAAAAAAGGTTCCGGCATTAAAAATGTCAAAAGAAGACTGGCATCCATCGGGGTTCCTCCTAAAAATGCAGATCAAAATCGGCATTCCAATGGCACTGCAGTATTCCATCACCGCCATCGGGACCATGATGGTACAGACTTCCCTGAATATCCTGGGTTCTACCCTTGTAGCCGCGTTTACGGCCGCAGGCAAGATCGAACAGATCGTGACACAGGCATACCTGGCCTTGGGAACAACCATCGCCACATTTGCGGCCCAGAACATGGGCGCCGGCAATATCCGCCGCATCCGGCAGGGATTTAAAGCCTCTACCCTGATCGGGATCATTTACTCTTTTCTTGCGGCCGCCCTTGTTATGACAGTCGGAAAATATATGACCTACCTGTTTGTATCTGAAAATGTGGAACAGATCATGAATTCCGTAGATATCTATCTGAAATGTGTAGGCATGTTCTTTATTCCTCTGGTGATCGTAAATGTCTACCGTAACGGCATCCAGGGACTGGGCTATGGCCTGCTTCCTATGATGGCCGGCGCAGCGGAACTGGTGGGACGAGGCGCCGCCGCGGTGATCGCCGCCGGACAAAAGAGCTATCTGGGCGTATGCCTGGCAAGTCCCGCCGCATGGGTATTGGCAGCAGTGCTTTTGATCGTCATGTATTATTATGTGATAAAAGTGGATCTGAGGAAGATATTTCCGGAGGGGGATGGGGAGATTGCCATCCGTCAGCAGGTCCCTCAAGCATAAGGGATTTACTTTATAGAGCCCGCTCAAGATTAAACCAGTCCTGGTTTTCTGTTGAGGGGGCTTTCTTCATACATAGGAATCTTTCACCGAAGAATCAAGATATGATATAATTATAGGAAAATCCAACGTATCTCATTCTTAGAATCCTTGATAGGGGTGAAACTGATATGCCTATAACAGAAAACGAAATGGTAAAAGAATTGGAACAAAAAATCAAGTCTGGCAGCTGGAATAAAGTTGCCCCGGAAGATGCGATATGCGAGGACCTGGTAGGAATGCGCCTGTATGATGAGCCGCTCTGGGACTTTGGCGACGCTCTTGACCCCTTATTTGAGACCTGGAAGAGACCTGAGGTTATACACCCAGAAGCAATGCTCCCAAGAGACTGGCTTGCTGAAGCCAAAACTGTCATCTCCTATTTTTTCCCATTTACGGAACAGATCAGACACGCCAACGCCGAAGACATGGCCCGCACATCCGATGCGTGGCTTCACGGCCGCATTGAAGGACAGGAAATGATCTCCTCCGTGGGCCGCGAATTGTGCCATATTCTTGAAAAAGCGGGTTATAAGGCTGTTTGTCCCTCTCTGGATCCCCGGTTTCGAATGTTGGCTGACTATACCTCCAACTGGTCTGAACGCCATGCGGCTTATATATGCGGATTAGGGACTTTTGGCCTTTCAAAAGGACTGATCACCAGCAAGGGCATTGCGGGGCGCTTTGGAAGCGTCATTACTTCCTGCGCCTTCCCAATCACAAAACGCCCCTATGAAGGGCTTACCGATTACTGCATTATGTGCGGAAAGTGCCAGCGCAACTGTCCGGCCCATGCAATCGACAAAACCAAAGGCTGCCTGGCTGGGAAAGATCACGCGCTCTGTTCCGCGTATATCAAAGAGAATACCAGACCGCCGCATGGTCCACACAAGAAAGTACGCTATGGCTGTGGGAAATGCCAGGTGGATGTCCCCTGCGCTGCCGGGATCCCAAAGAGGAGAGGGATATCGGGTTCTATACTGGTTTGATCAAATGCTGTTCAAAAAAGTTTCAAACGTATTTGTGGCTCCGCTATGTTCAACGATTTTCCCAGCTATGACTTTATCAATATCAATCCCTGTAATTTTCAGGACTTTTCATCAGCCGCATGTTGACGAATCATTTTCATAGTATAATCAGGATACGTTTTTTCAAAACAATCAGATGCTGCTTCATCCCTTCATAAACAACTTTTGACTGCTTGGTCTATTAAGAAAAGTGGGGCAGAATTACCTGCCCCTATGCTTCTCCTTCTTTTTCTGCTGTTTCAGTTCAAACTTTCGCTCTTTTTCTGCTTCCCGGTTTTCCCGGTTCACAGTCCTGCGCTCCGTTTTTGACTGCTCCTGCTGTAATTTCAAAGCCTGCTGTGATTTTGTGCCGATCCCGTGATTTTGCATCTGTTTGCGCACTTCTCGCTGTACTCGTTTCGGATTACGGCTGGCTTCTTTTACATCAGCTGCCACAGCCGGACTAAATCTCAGACGATCGTAGTGTTTCAGAACAAACCCATATACCTCATAGTCTCTTGGCTCCGCCCCAAAGGTTACCTTACATACAGATAACTTCCCCTCCGATATCCATTCAAAAACGCCTATCCAGAAAGGGTCCTCGAAAAATACTGTCAATCTGCCCGATACTTTGTCCATGACAATTCCTCCTTAAATAATTGTAATGAACAAAGAACGGACGACCCTAAGGAGGGAGGGTTACTTACACCCAAAGGTGCGGCCGGGCTACCTACCGGCTCTGTAAGAGATCGCCTCTTACGTTGCGTTTTTATCTTTGCTCCTTAATTCTATCACATCCACAACTGGTTATCTACAAGAATTATTTGATTATTTTAGGCAGACATAATAGAATACAGATATCTATAATCTAAGGGAGGGGATGATCTATTGAATACCGTATTTCAGAGAACAGAAATCACAGAACCAGCTTTATTCAGCCCATCTGATACAACCAAAAAAATCGATGATTTTCCAGAAATATGTGTTTCCACATTTTCGGAAAATATCATTCAAAAATTTTCTTCTATGAGCAATACTAAAAAGATTGCAGAACTCTATACCGCCAACGGCAGTCTGCCCGTATACAAAACACGATACAAAGATACCGATATTGCTTTTTACATGTCCAGAGTGGGCGCCCCGGCATGTGTTGCGGGCTTTGAAGAAATCATTGCTATGGGCGCAGAAAAGTTTGTGCTGTTCGGCTCCTGCGGTGTCTTGGACGATGAAAAGGTAAAAGACCGCTTCATTATCCCGGTTTCCGCCGTTCGTGATGAAGGTACCAGCTATCACTATACAGCGCCATCGCCGGAGATCGAAGCAGATCTACATTCTATCCAAATTTTAGAAAAAGTCCTGAAAACCTGCGGATACCCTTACATAAAAGGCAAGACATGGACTTCTGATGCCATTTACAGGGAAACACTCCCACTGATCCAGGAGCGCAGGCAGGCGGGCTGTCTTGCAGCAGAAATGGAGTGTGCGGCTATGCTGGCAGCCGCAAAATACCGCCATATTCCATTTATCCAATTCCTATATGGGGCGGATAACCTTAGTTCTGAAACATGGGAGATCCGGGATCTGGCTCTGTATGGACTTACTAATGCGGAAAAATATATGGTTCTTGCTTTTGAGTGCGGTCTTGCTTTGTAATTGCTTTTAAGTCGATGATGCAAAAAGCCCGGAAATGCTGGGGTTATGGCATTTCCGGGGTTCTGTCTGTTGCTCGCATACAAAATCTTATTGCTATACTTCTTTGTATGGGATGTATGGTTCTATCTGGTTTTACATGTATTCCACTGCCTCAGGTCCACAGACTGTACTGAACGATGTTATCAATTTGTTATCATGTTTGTGTTGTCACTCAAAAACTCTTGTAATATCCTGATATCGGTGATCACACGGTAAATCTCTAAATACTCGTTGCTTTCTGCTAATACCATCCATATTTTCTGTTCCTATCGTCGCAGATAAAAGCTGGGGCAAAACCGTCGTACTATTACAAATTTTCATTACTAAATATTCACCACGCTCTCCAACTACATTATTTGCGCTACTACCTTTACACCATCTTAATTCTTTTATAACCATACTATAATACATCTGATTTTTAAGCAATGCACAGAGCTTAGTACTGATGACGATTGTTATAATCGGTATCTACTTAGGCCTTAGGCGTGAATTTTCCATACTTATCGGCTTTCTGGTAATTGTGCTCATTACGATAAGTCTGGTATAAATGCCGGCGGCGCAAAAGATATGCTACTGGAACTGTTCAACCGTATTATCAGTGCTTACCCTTAAAATACACCATTATTTATATTGAGAAAGAGTTCTTATCTTGATAGTATAATACATAAGCGATTATCAAATCTTTATCTTATAAAAGAGGAGAAATTAAAATGGCAGAAATTAAAGCATTGCTAGTAGGAGTAAGTGACTATTCAGCGGTCGTGGTAGATAATTTACCTTTTTTGCATTAATGATATACAAGAGGTATCAAATGCATTAATTACAGGGCTAAATGCTGACAGTTCTAACATTATTATATGCGGTGATACTAAAGGAAAAGTATCTGCAAATGACTTCTTAATCTCTTTACAAAAAGCGGTTTCAATTATAGAGAAGGACGACACTTTTATTTTTTACTTTTCCGGACATGGAGGGAACTCCTCTGTTCAACATAGATTGTTATTAAGCGATGGTTATGCCAATACTCAAAATATAATAGATGAATTAAGCTCAGTCCAAGCTCAAAATAAAATTATAATTTTAGATAGTTGTATGTCTGGAAATTTTTCTATAACGCATACTTCAGATTTTCCAAAATCTATGTCTTTAGAAGATTTTGTTAGTAAAGGATATGTTGTACTTTCATCATGCAACGATAAACAATATTCTTATGGACATCCTCAAAAACCTATGAGTTTATTTACAATATGGAATAAAAACAACCCATCTTATCACCAAAACCCTATTTTTAGATCTGATCTAGGGGGGACCATCTTTTTTTCGGTACAGAATTATGTTCCATATCAGATAAAATCTTTTTATGAAGAAAGTGATAAATACATCATTTATTCAGTGGATCCTATACATAACGGAATTGCAAAAAGATACGTTGTCGAAATCATTTTAAAAGAACTTTTTACGAAATATCCCAAATCAATTATGAAATAGTTGATAAATTAAAATTTTTAGATATATACAAAACTCAAAGATCAGAATATCGCTGGAAAGGGAAGGCTACGAATATTATCTTTTGCTATTTTGGACGAGATGAAGAAGATTTATTAGATGGAAATTATATATGCCATACAACATGGGTGAATAAAACACAAGATAAGGCACATTGGTATAGGCTATATGATAATTGTGAAATGATCAATGATATTCACTTTAAATTCCATCCATATAATAATAGCTTTAAACTGTTACGCTGAAAAATACAGGAACAAAAGAAGAATTATACGTGGAACAAATGAGAATTGTTAAAGGACTAGTTACTTTAAGATAAAAAGTTATTTCTTTATATAATATTAATTATTTTCCAGAAGGGGTTATTACAAATGAAAGAACAAGTATTTATTAAAAAAAATATCTTTACTAGCGTAATGTTTGGAGCTGTTTTTCTTTTTGTTCTTTTTGAAAGTATCTTTTATAGACATAATCTATCAGGAATTGCTTTTCTAATATCCATACCGATTTTTATATTGTCTCTAATAAAAATCATTATTGATATATCAGAAGATATAAATGATAAAATCACCTCATTTTTAAACAATGTTGAAAATTATCCAACATACTATGATGATTTTTCATGGGAATATCTGGAACAAATAAGAGGATGTAATGATACTACTTTTAAAGACACAATTGAAAACATTATATCTGATAAACCCAATTTGAGTCATTTGAAAGATGCTTTATTTAATTACTATCACTCAAGAAAATACAGAAGAACTATACGTTCTTGCAGAAGATTCTTTTTATACATATATTATGCCTTACTTATGATAGTACTTCTACTTCTGTTACTACATGCAGAATTATACCATCTTCTTAGCAATAGTCCGTTCTTTTCATCTATAAATATGGATTTATTTACCTTATGGTCTTTAATAATCCTACTCTTTGAAATAATGATGAAAAATATAGTAGAAGATATTATATCAGTTATTATTCAAAAATTCATCGGAATTAACCTTGAATATTATTAAAATATTGTCATTTGATTGTCACTAGACATAGAAAGAGCCAAGAAAGCTCGTAAATAGGCATTTCTTGGCTCATATATTTTACTCAAACTCTATCGTCCCCGGCGGCTTACTGGTCAGATCATACATGACCCGATTAACCCCCTTGACCTCATTAATGATCCGGCTCATCACCTTATTCAGCACCTCAAACGGGATCTCCGCCGCCTCAGCGGTCATAAAGTCGATGGTCTTCACCGCCCGCAGTGCCACTGCATAGTCATAAGTCCGCTCATCACCCATAACGCCTACGCTTCTCATATTTGTTAAAGCGGCAAAATACTGGTTGATATCCTGATCCAGTCCGGCCTTAGCGATTTCTTCCCGGTAAATCGCGTCCGCATCCTGGACGATCTTTACCTTTTC is part of the Lachnospiraceae bacterium KGMB03038 genome and encodes:
- a CDS encoding DUF2992 family protein, with amino-acid sequence MDKVSGRLTVFFEDPFWIGVFEWISEGKLSVCKVTFGAEPRDYEVYGFVLKHYDRLRFSPAVAADVKEASRNPKRVQREVRKQMQNHGIGTKSQQALKLQQEQSKTERRTVNRENREAEKERKFELKQQKKKEKHRGR
- a CDS encoding epoxyqueuosine reductase translates to MPITENEMVKELEQKIKSGSWNKVAPEDAICEDLVGMRLYDEPLWDFGDALDPLFETWKRPEVIHPEAMLPRDWLAEAKTVISYFFPFTEQIRHANAEDMARTSDAWLHGRIEGQEMISSVGRELCHILEKAGYKAVCPSLDPRFRMLADYTSNWSERHAAYICGLGTFGLSKGLITSKGIAGRFGSVITSCAFPITKRPYEGLTDYCIMCGKCQRNCPAHAIDKTKGCLAGKDHALCSAYIKENTRPPHGPHKKVRYGCGKCQVDVPCAAGIPKRRGISGSILV
- a CDS encoding nucleoside phosphorylase, translating into MNTVFQRTEITEPALFSPSDTTKKIDDFPEICVSTFSENIIQKFSSMSNTKKIAELYTANGSLPVYKTRYKDTDIAFYMSRVGAPACVAGFEEIIAMGAEKFVLFGSCGVLDDEKVKDRFIIPVSAVRDEGTSYHYTAPSPEIEADLHSIQILEKVLKTCGYPYIKGKTWTSDAIYRETLPLIQERRQAGCLAAEMECAAMLAAAKYRHIPFIQFLYGADNLSSETWEIRDLALYGLTNAEKYMVLAFECGLAL
- a CDS encoding caspase family protein → MIYLFCINDIQEVSNALITGLNADSSNIIICGDTKGKVSANDFLISLQKAVSIIEKDDTFIFYFSGHGGNSSVQHRLLLSDGYANTQNIIDELSSVQAQNKIIILDSCMSGNFSITHTSDFPKSMSLEDFVSKGYVVLSSCNDKQYSYGHPQKPMSLFTIWNKNNPSYHQNPIFRSDLGGTIFFSVQNYVPYQIKSFYEESDKYIIYSVDPIHNGIAKRYVVEIILKELFTKYPKSIMK